A single window of Syntrophotalea acetylenica DNA harbors:
- a CDS encoding Spy/CpxP family protein refolding chaperone: MQRKVWKWIVPGMLCLMMVPAVGMAWQRAPEGGRGGGFASMCRAGKAGRDGGAHAYGWMRMLQRLDLDEAQQKQVAGILDEQRRQDQKLHDKLRDVRREMRKVMDPKTFDEKQLRKLASQKATLQADLMVGMARTHQRIYNLLNAEQKELFDFAVKLRRMDGNCPMGPERGMRRRPPMPFADEKVAE; this comes from the coding sequence ATGCAACGAAAAGTATGGAAATGGATTGTCCCTGGCATGCTGTGTCTGATGATGGTGCCGGCTGTCGGCATGGCCTGGCAGAGGGCTCCGGAAGGCGGCCGTGGTGGTGGGTTTGCCAGCATGTGCAGGGCCGGAAAGGCAGGCAGGGATGGCGGGGCGCATGCTTATGGCTGGATGCGGATGCTTCAGAGGCTGGATCTGGACGAGGCACAACAGAAGCAGGTCGCCGGGATTCTCGATGAGCAGCGCCGGCAAGATCAGAAACTGCATGACAAATTGCGCGATGTGAGACGCGAAATGCGCAAGGTCATGGATCCGAAAACTTTCGATGAAAAACAATTGCGCAAGCTGGCCAGTCAGAAGGCGACGCTCCAGGCGGATCTCATGGTTGGCATGGCGCGTACGCACCAGCGGATTTACAACCTGTTAAACGCCGAACAGAAGGAGCTGTTCGACTTTGCCGTAAAACTGCGGCGCATGGATGGAAACTGCCCCATGGGGCCTGAGCGTGGCATGCGCCGGCGGCCTCCCATGCCGTTTGCAGATGAGAAAGTCGCCGAGTAA
- a CDS encoding Hsp20/alpha crystallin family protein: MGKKDKKHEDKDVLVPEKAELVSPFEEMERWFGDFFNRPSFPPVWMPRMRLPSMQPVTPSIDIYEETDAVVVKAELPGIAKEDVEVNVSENLLTISGEKKAEEKVERKDYHRIERSYGSFSRSIRLPAETLADQAKASFKDGVLEIRIPKTEEAKQKKRKIEIE, translated from the coding sequence ATGGGGAAAAAAGACAAAAAGCATGAAGACAAGGACGTGTTGGTCCCGGAGAAAGCGGAACTGGTTTCTCCGTTCGAGGAGATGGAACGCTGGTTCGGGGATTTTTTCAATCGGCCGTCTTTCCCGCCCGTGTGGATGCCCCGGATGCGCCTGCCGAGCATGCAGCCGGTGACGCCATCCATCGATATTTACGAGGAGACGGATGCCGTGGTGGTCAAGGCGGAATTGCCGGGGATTGCCAAGGAGGATGTGGAGGTGAACGTCTCCGAGAACCTGCTGACCATTTCCGGTGAAAAAAAAGCCGAGGAAAAGGTCGAGCGCAAGGACTATCATCGCATCGAACGGTCTTACGGCAGTTTTTCCCGATCCATACGCCTACCTGCGGAAACCCTTGCCGATCAGGCCAAGGCGTCCTTCAAGGATGGCGTTCTTGAAATCCGCATTCCCAAAACCGAGGAAGCCAAACAGAAAAAACGCAAGATCGAGATCGAATAG